The region TGCTATAAAGAACAGTTATTACGAAACTAAGGGAAAATCTATTACAAATTTTAAGCAAACGCTTCCTGAGCTTCAATCCAAATTAGCCGAGGAAACATTAAAAAACCCATACAATTTTGATTTTATGGGATTAGAAAATGATGTTCATGAACGCGATATAGAAAAGGCAATGATGCAACATATCATGCAGTTTTTAATAGAATTAGGAAAAGGATTTGCTTTTGTGGGAAAACAGTATCAACTGGTGGTTAGTGATAATGAATACTATATAGACCTGTTGTTTTATCATTTGCGGTTAAGATGTTTTGTTGTTGTTGAATTGAAGTCAGGAAAGTTTAAACCTGAATATGCAGGGAAACTTAATTTCTATCTTTCTGCTGTAGATAGTCAACTAAAGCATTCGTCAGACAATCCTTCCATTGGTCTTATTCTATGCAAACATAAAGACAAAATAGAAGCAGAATATGCATTGAGAGACATCAACAAACCTATTGGCATTAGTGAGTATCTGCTTACGCAGGCCCT is a window of Flavobacterium crocinum DNA encoding:
- a CDS encoding PDDEXK nuclease domain-containing protein, which codes for MNLIDKNYRKWLEGIKHKIKNAQLKIAVSANTQLIKLYWELASDILQKQKESDWGDAVLEQLSIDLRLSFPNINGFSRRNLYAIRQWYLFYSQRFEFVPQVVAQIPWGHNRLIISKIKEVEQAVFYCKAILENGWSRDNLELAIKNSYYETKGKSITNFKQTLPELQSKLAEETLKNPYNFDFMGLENDVHERDIEKAMMQHIMQFLIELGKGFAFVGKQYQLVVSDNEYYIDLLFYHLRLRCFVVVELKSGKFKPEYAGKLNFYLSAVDSQLKHSSDNPSIGLILCKHKDKIEAEYALRDINKPIGISEYLLTQALPEKLQSQLPSVEQLEKQLSEEDDAN